One Halobaculum sp. CBA1158 DNA segment encodes these proteins:
- a CDS encoding Xaa-Pro peptidase family protein, which yields MATRLPESEFDARLAEVRGRLADTGADAATFFDATSIEYLSGFHHIQTERPVVLAVTQDGMEITVPRLEVERVEPNPRIDAVHPYFDYPQGTPVETAAEMLAGMGVESVVSDADGAPGVMGYEGPALSEFVDVEDQSWVDRMRWEKTDAEVDLVRESAKWANLAHRYLADYTEVGAHPVTVSQKATTDASRAMLDTLGDRYAVRTRGSGPVHAGYISGEETALPHGHTPNERLSEGDVLITGASANVDGYHSELERTMFVGEPSDEQVHYFELMLEAQDIAIDALGPGQSIAGVDEAVRDYFLEQGIEDTAQHHVGHNIGLGGHEPPYIDRGWDDYDHVDEGDAVMAPGQIYTIEPGIYTDEYGYRHSDTIAITENGTEWLTYFPRDLESNIVR from the coding sequence ATGGCGACCAGACTCCCCGAATCGGAGTTCGACGCGCGGCTCGCGGAGGTTCGCGGGCGACTCGCGGACACCGGTGCCGACGCCGCGACGTTCTTCGACGCGACCAGTATCGAGTATCTCTCGGGCTTTCACCACATCCAGACCGAGCGCCCGGTCGTCCTCGCGGTCACGCAGGACGGCATGGAGATCACGGTCCCCCGCCTGGAGGTCGAGCGCGTCGAGCCGAACCCCCGGATCGACGCCGTCCACCCGTACTTCGACTACCCGCAGGGTACCCCCGTCGAGACGGCCGCCGAGATGCTGGCGGGCATGGGCGTCGAGTCGGTCGTCTCCGACGCCGACGGCGCGCCCGGCGTGATGGGGTACGAGGGCCCCGCGCTCTCGGAGTTCGTCGACGTGGAAGACCAGTCGTGGGTCGACCGCATGCGCTGGGAGAAGACCGACGCCGAGGTCGACCTCGTGCGCGAGTCGGCCAAGTGGGCGAACCTCGCACACCGCTACCTCGCCGACTACACCGAGGTCGGGGCCCACCCCGTGACGGTGAGCCAGAAGGCGACGACCGACGCCTCCCGCGCGATGCTCGACACGCTCGGCGATCGCTACGCCGTCCGGACCCGGGGGTCCGGCCCCGTACACGCCGGCTACATCTCCGGCGAAGAGACCGCCCTCCCGCACGGCCACACCCCCAACGAACGGCTCTCGGAGGGCGACGTGTTGATCACGGGCGCGTCCGCGAACGTCGACGGCTACCACTCGGAGCTGGAGCGCACGATGTTCGTCGGGGAGCCCAGCGACGAGCAGGTCCACTACTTCGAGTTGATGCTGGAGGCCCAGGACATCGCGATCGACGCGCTCGGCCCCGGCCAGTCCATCGCCGGCGTCGACGAAGCGGTCCGCGACTACTTCCTCGAGCAGGGGATCGAGGACACCGCCCAGCACCACGTCGGCCACAACATCGGCCTCGGGGGCCACGAGCCGCCGTACATCGACCGCGGCTGGGACGACTACGACCACGTCGACGAGGGCGACGCCGTCATGGCTCCGGGGCAGATCTACACCATCGAGCCCGGGATCTACACCGACGAGTACGGCTACCGCCACTCAGACACCATCGCGATCACCGAGAACGGGACCGAGTGGCTCACCTACTTCCCGCGGGACCTGGAGTCGAACATCGTCCGATAG